The DNA window GGCGGGCCTCACGATCGGCCAATCCGTTGAACATGAGGTCGGTCATCGCTCCGGCAACGGTCGGCAGTGCTGTCCCGGGGTCGTCGGCATCGATCAGCGCCTGCGCGGCGGACATGATCATGTCGTTGAGAAAGCGACCGGCGAGACCCGGCGGGAGCCTCTTCAGTTCACCCGCCTCCACACCGGCCCGGTACGTGTCCACGAACTCCCGCGCCAGCGACTGGTGGGCTATGGCCACCCTCTGCCGAGCGGCTTCTGAGAGCTTGTGCACCTCCCGGTGAAGCAACCGGCCCAGGGTGGGCTCGGTGGCCAGGAACTCGAGGGTGACCACCACCAGGTGTTGCAAGCGCTCCACAGGCGTGTGGTCGGTGGGAATCCGGGATATCAGGTTGCGGATCGTCGGTGGCAGGGTCTCTTCCACAAGAGAGGCCAGCAGGTCGTCCTTGTCCGTGAAGTAGTCATAGAGGGTGGTGCGGCCCATTCCCACACCGGCGGCGATGTCTCCGAACGACGTGTCCTCGTAGCCCCAGG is part of the bacterium genome and encodes:
- a CDS encoding TetR/AcrR family transcriptional regulator, whose product is MPRIRAASIAEHKVITRALILDKAQELFATWGYEDTSFGDIAAGVGMGRTTLYDYFTDKDDLLASLVEETLPPTIRNLISRIPTDHTPVERLQHLVVVTLEFLATEPTLGRLLHREVHKLSEAARQRVAIAHQSLAREFVDTYRAGVEAGELKRLPPGLAGRFLNDMIMSAAQALIDADDPGTALPTVAGAMTDLMFNGLADREARRPVREVAAGPPRAELRELRG